In the Trueperaceae bacterium genome, GCAGGCGCGCGGCACCCCAGAATGCGAGATCGTCCAAGGTGAGGCGGCGGCTCCCCGTCCGGTCGGTCGGCGGGTCCCGCCCCCGACTGTGACGGAAGCGTAAGAACCGCCCGCCTACACTGGTAGGCATGACGCCGGAGTACCAGCGCGACGACCTGACCGGCGCCTTGGCCCGTGCCCATCTGGCCGGCGCCCTCGAACGCCTTGCCGCCGAACACGCCGCCACTGGCGCGCATCACGCGCTCGCGGTCCTCGACCTCGACCATCTGAAAGCCCTCAACGACGTCTACGGCCACGCGACGGGCGACGCCGCGTTGCGGGCGGTGGCGGAACGGACCCTGCGCGTCCTGCGCGGTGGCGACCTGCTGTTCCGTTACGGTGGCGACGAGTTCGTCGTGCTCCTGCCCAACACGAACCGCGCGGAAGCGGAGACGGTCCTGCGCCGGGTCAACGAACAGGTCACCGGCGACCCCGTCGCCGGCGCGGCGTGGGTGACGATCGGCATCAGTATCGGAGCCGCCGCGAGCGACGAGACCGGAGGTCCTGACGGCCTCTTCGAACGCGCCGACGAGCGCGTGCGAAGCGCGAAGCGCGCCGGCCGCAACCGCGTCGTCATCGACGACTCGCAGCGCGCGACCGCCCGGTTCGAGCTCGCCGAGGCCCGCATCCTCGGTCGCGACGCGCAGCTCGCGACCCTCGACGCCTTCCTGACGGGCACCGACGGCGGGCAGCGCGTCTTGCGCGTCGCTGCGCAGCGGGGGGCAGGCGTGACGCGCTTCCTCGCCGAAGCGGGGGTGCGGGCTCGCCACGCCGGTCTCGTCGTGAGAGTCCTCGCGGGCGACCCGGCGGACACCAGCGTCCACCTCCGGGCGCTTGCGAGCGCCTACGCCAGCGGGAGCCGGCCTGGCGACGCCCTCGAGGACGACATCCGTGACCGCCTCCGCAACGACGCCGAGGCGCATGGGCTCCTGCTCGTGGCAACGGGCGCGCGGTGGCTCGATCCGGCCAGCGCCGGCCTGGTGGCGGAGAGCCTGCGGCGCGGCGGCACCAAGCTCGTCGAGGTCGTGTTCGACGGCGAGGCCTCGGCGTTCGGCGCCGACGGCCGCCTAGAGCTCGGGCCGCTCTCAGAAGCGGACGTGGCGAACTGGCTCGGCGCTGCCCTTGGCGCGAGGATCGCGGACCGGACGGCTTCCGAGCTGGCACGTGCCGGGGGCGGCTTGCCGGGCCGCATCGCTCCCCTGGTCCTCGATCTCCTGAGCGCCGGGGTCTTGCGTCGCGGCGACACGGACTGGCATGCCGACCCTGCCAGGCTCCGCGAGCGCCTCGCTGGGCTTCGGGAAGCACAGACGCCCAAGGAGGCGCGTGGCCGGGCCCAGCTGGAGCTGCCGCGCTGGGAGGTGCCGCTCGTCGGTCGAGCGCGGTGGCTCGCCGCGACGGCGCCGCTGGTGCGCGACCAGCCGCTGGTCACCCTCGTGGGGCACGGCGGCTCCGGCAAGACGAGGCTGGCTGCCCAGCTGGCGCTCGACCTCGCCGCCGAACGGGAGCCGGACGCGCCGGACGGCACCTACTGGGTGGACCTGCGGGCGGTCGACTCGGCCGCGCGGCTGCCGGCCGCCATCGCCGAGACGCTCGACCTCCTGCGCGTCGACGACGTGGAGGCGCTCGCCGAACGCCTGGGCGGGGCGCGCATGCGGCTCGTGCTCGACAACGCCGACGC is a window encoding:
- a CDS encoding diguanylate cyclase → MTPEYQRDDLTGALARAHLAGALERLAAEHAATGAHHALAVLDLDHLKALNDVYGHATGDAALRAVAERTLRVLRGGDLLFRYGGDEFVVLLPNTNRAEAETVLRRVNEQVTGDPVAGAAWVTIGISIGAAASDETGGPDGLFERADERVRSAKRAGRNRVVIDDSQRATARFELAEARILGRDAQLATLDAFLTGTDGGQRVLRVAAQRGAGVTRFLAEAGVRARHAGLVVRVLAGDPADTSVHLRALASAYASGSRPGDALEDDIRDRLRNDAEAHGLLLVATGARWLDPASAGLVAESLRRGGTKLVEVVFDGEASAFGADGRLELGPLSEADVANWLGAALGARIADRTASELARAGGGLPGRIAPLVLDLLSAGVLRRGDTDWHADPARLRERLAGLREAQTPKEARGRAQLELPRWEVPLVGRARWLAATAPLVRDQPLVTLVGHGGSGKTRLAAQLALDLAAEREPDAPDGTYWVDLRAVDSAARLPAAIAETLDLLRVDDVEALAERLGGARMRLVLDNADALADEAGVLSRLLRRSPGLRLLVTARRPLRIVGERAIEVPELADTAAQELFRQGMRRVGADDPTDDQLAELAAAVGRDPLAIELAAAWTRLLSPAELLDALEQRPGFLANTPDGKPQPLTERFIDATRGLMSSAERQALGTLALVPGGFLAEDGRAASGASSFFLLALLERSLVRREGERYTVHAVIAERFRAGLEDEATARDAVARAYSEVARRLNRLPSAERTARGFKRVDSERANLEWSFAWLASRADSAGRVAPRGAPARLLRRARLLPAGGRAVPAPRADVGGLRRRGAPRLGARVRRPLPHAAGGVGEGHGQDP